One window from the genome of Breoghania sp. L-A4 encodes:
- a CDS encoding ABC transporter ATP-binding protein, with product MLARFFSYYAPYKRLFLLDFGCAILAGVLELAFPMAVKLFVDDLLPGQNLWLVVVAALALLLLYVANTGLTAVVVYWGHMLGINIETDMRRKAFDHLQKLSFRFYDNNKTGYLVGRVTKDLEEIGEVAHHGPEDLFIAVMTFIGAFALMLTVNVPLALMTAVIVPVVAWFTSRYGGRMTRNWRALYGRVGDFNVRIEENVGGMRVVQAFANEQHERALFEKDNAGYRRTKLEAYKIMAASTSLSYMSMRLVQLAVMLAGSYLVLTEHLSYGGFVGFLLLVTVFFRPIEKINAVIETYPKGVAGFRRYVELLDTEPDIADRPGAVPAPALRGDIRYNAVTFGYETGRRVIDAVDLSITAGQTVAFVGPSGGGKTTICSLLPRFYDVQDGSITIDGIDIRDMTLASLRGQIGIVQQDVFLFGGTIRDNIGYGRLGASDAEIREAARRAHLDDVLAALPDGLDTLIGERGVKLSGGQKQRLAIARIFLKNPPILILDEATSALDSQTEREIQKALSELSHGRTTLVIAHRLATIRDADHIVVIDRARIAEQGTHAELLARRGRYWQMLNTQSLSQPSPAPQAGAAMAAAEDV from the coding sequence ATGCTCGCACGCTTTTTCTCCTACTACGCGCCCTACAAACGCCTGTTCCTGCTGGACTTCGGCTGCGCCATTCTGGCGGGCGTGCTCGAGCTCGCCTTCCCCATGGCGGTCAAGCTGTTCGTTGACGACCTGCTGCCCGGCCAGAACCTGTGGCTTGTCGTGGTGGCGGCGCTTGCGCTGTTGCTGCTCTATGTCGCCAACACCGGGCTGACCGCTGTCGTCGTCTATTGGGGGCATATGCTGGGAATCAACATCGAGACGGACATGCGCCGCAAGGCGTTCGACCATCTGCAAAAGCTGTCCTTCCGCTTCTACGACAACAACAAGACCGGCTACCTCGTGGGCCGGGTCACCAAGGACCTGGAGGAGATCGGCGAGGTCGCCCATCACGGCCCCGAGGACCTGTTCATCGCGGTCATGACGTTCATCGGCGCCTTCGCCCTGATGCTGACGGTCAACGTGCCGCTGGCCCTGATGACCGCGGTCATCGTTCCGGTCGTGGCCTGGTTCACGAGCCGCTACGGCGGCCGCATGACGCGCAATTGGCGCGCGCTCTACGGGCGCGTGGGCGATTTCAACGTGCGGATCGAGGAAAACGTCGGCGGCATGCGCGTGGTGCAGGCGTTTGCCAACGAACAGCACGAACGCGCCCTGTTCGAAAAGGACAACGCCGGCTATCGGCGCACCAAGCTCGAAGCCTACAAGATCATGGCCGCCTCCACCTCGCTCAGCTACATGAGCATGCGGCTGGTCCAGCTCGCGGTCATGCTGGCCGGCAGCTATCTGGTTTTGACCGAGCATCTGAGCTACGGCGGCTTTGTCGGCTTTCTGCTGCTCGTCACCGTCTTCTTCCGGCCCATCGAGAAGATCAACGCGGTGATCGAAACCTATCCCAAGGGCGTCGCGGGCTTTCGCCGCTATGTGGAGCTTCTGGATACCGAACCGGACATCGCCGACCGACCCGGCGCCGTGCCCGCACCGGCCTTGCGCGGCGACATCCGCTACAACGCCGTCACCTTCGGCTACGAAACAGGCCGCCGGGTCATCGATGCGGTCGATCTGTCGATCACCGCCGGCCAGACGGTGGCCTTCGTCGGCCCGTCCGGCGGCGGCAAGACAACCATCTGCTCGCTGCTTCCACGCTTCTACGACGTTCAGGACGGCTCCATCACCATCGACGGAATCGACATCCGCGACATGACGCTGGCCTCGCTTCGGGGCCAGATCGGCATCGTGCAGCAGGACGTCTTTCTCTTCGGCGGGACGATCCGCGACAACATCGGCTACGGACGCCTGGGAGCGAGCGACGCGGAGATCCGTGAAGCGGCACGGCGCGCGCATCTCGATGACGTTCTCGCGGCCCTGCCCGACGGTCTGGACACGCTGATCGGCGAACGCGGCGTGAAGCTCTCGGGCGGCCAGAAGCAGCGCCTGGCGATCGCCCGGATTTTCCTGAAGAACCCGCCGATCCTGATTCTCGACGAGGCGACATCGGCTCTTGATTCCCAGACCGAGCGGGAAATCCAGAAAGCCCTTTCGGAACTCTCGCACGGCCGCACGACCCTGGTGATCGCCCATCGGCTGGCCACCATCCGCGACGCCGACCATATTGTCGTCATTGACCGGGCCAGGATCGCCGAACAGGGAACCCACGCGGAGCTGCTCGCCCGGCGGGGGCGCTATTGGCAGATGCTCAACACACAGTCGTTGAGCCAACCGTCGCCCGCGCCCCAGGCCGGTGCGGCCATGGCAGCGGCGGAAGACGTGTGA
- a CDS encoding AraC family transcriptional regulator: MTDFMEENSARNVSLGELAAVADLSPSYFSQAFKASTGLPPHRWQLIRRVEHAQRMLETTQATTLTEVAAATGFADQAHLTRVFRGVVGTTPAAWLRERRT; this comes from the coding sequence GTGACCGACTTTATGGAAGAAAACTCCGCCCGCAACGTCAGTCTTGGCGAACTCGCGGCGGTGGCGGATCTGTCGCCGTCCTACTTCTCGCAAGCCTTCAAGGCGTCCACGGGTCTGCCACCGCATCGCTGGCAGCTCATCCGCCGGGTGGAGCACGCGCAGCGAATGCTGGAAACCACCCAGGCCACCACGCTCACGGAAGTCGCAGCGGCGACGGGTTTCGCGGATCAGGCGCATCTTACGCGGGTTTTTCGCGGCGTGGTGGGGACGACGCCGGCGGCATGGCTGCGCGAACGCAGGACGTGA
- a CDS encoding PfkB family carbohydrate kinase, with translation MDGCGAGLVVVTHGAKGAEAFGPAGHVRVPGRAVDVVDTVGAGDSFQAALVAGLAERGISSRARLNALTQEDAASIVTVAIHASSLTCSRRGADLPRLDELSDSATETL, from the coding sequence GTGGACGGATGCGGGGCGGGACTGGTGGTGGTCACCCATGGCGCCAAGGGCGCCGAGGCCTTCGGTCCGGCCGGACATGTCCGTGTCCCGGGCCGGGCTGTCGATGTCGTTGATACGGTGGGCGCAGGCGACAGCTTTCAGGCGGCGCTCGTGGCCGGTCTCGCCGAGCGCGGCATCTCGAGCCGCGCCCGGCTCAATGCGCTGACCCAGGAAGATGCCGCTTCGATCGTGACGGTTGCGATTCACGCCTCCTCTCTCACCTGTTCGCGCCGCGGCGCCGATCTGCCGCGGCTTGACGAACTTTCCGATTCCGCCACGGAGACCCTTTGA
- the pgl gene encoding 6-phosphogluconolactonase yields MTPKIIEYSSRVALAAGLADLLARRLADLVGTRGTARIAVPGGTTPAAMLTLLGQADLDWSHVTVTLTDERWVPSSSPRSNQRLLAETLFAGGAAAATFVPLYSGAAEPTGALAAVAEGVEQTALPLDIAVLGMGVDMHTASLFPGAVGLAAALAPDAPAVVAIKAAGAEEPRVTLTARVLKAAGERHIMIAGADKRAALARALAMEETSDAPIRAVLSGATVHYSL; encoded by the coding sequence ATGACCCCGAAGATCATCGAATATTCTTCCCGCGTTGCGCTTGCCGCGGGCCTCGCGGATCTCCTGGCCAGGCGGCTCGCTGATCTTGTCGGGACGCGCGGGACCGCGCGGATCGCCGTTCCGGGCGGCACCACGCCGGCCGCGATGCTGACCTTGCTCGGGCAGGCGGATCTCGACTGGTCGCACGTGACGGTGACGCTGACGGACGAGCGGTGGGTGCCGTCGTCCTCGCCGCGGTCCAATCAGCGGCTTCTCGCCGAAACCCTGTTTGCGGGCGGAGCGGCTGCGGCGACCTTCGTGCCCCTGTATTCGGGCGCCGCTGAGCCGACCGGCGCCCTTGCAGCCGTTGCCGAGGGGGTGGAGCAGACCGCGTTGCCTTTGGACATCGCGGTGCTCGGAATGGGCGTGGACATGCATACCGCGTCGCTGTTTCCAGGCGCGGTGGGTCTGGCGGCGGCGCTCGCGCCGGATGCGCCCGCCGTTGTCGCGATCAAGGCCGCCGGCGCGGAGGAGCCTCGGGTCACACTGACCGCGCGGGTCCTCAAGGCGGCGGGTGAGCGACATATCATGATCGCTGGCGCGGACAAGCGCGCCGCCCTGGCCCGGGCGCTCGCGATGGAAGAGACCAGCGACGCGCCGATCCGCGCCGTCTTGAGCGGCGCGACGGTTCACTATTCCCTCTAG
- a CDS encoding ROK family transcriptional regulator, which yields MRGGDTTGLRAYNERLIMSALRRAGALSKAEIARETGLSGQAASVIVSRLVDDGLAVKLDKVRGQVGQPSTPIAPNSQGAFSLGVKIGRRSIEAILVNLHGDVVDTRGERYAAPFPAHTIATAIAQTSELLSQLDAAARRRVVGIGIAMPGELQEWASELDLAPGALDGWRDADVADALAKATGLPTSLHNDATAACAAEMIAGDAITSRSALYIYLGTFIGGGVVLDGKLYRGSSSTRAPSAPCRSISPAPTAAPDN from the coding sequence ATGCGGGGCGGAGACACAACCGGATTGCGCGCCTACAACGAACGCCTGATCATGAGCGCCCTGCGCCGTGCGGGCGCTCTGTCGAAAGCGGAGATCGCGCGCGAGACCGGATTGAGCGGCCAGGCGGCCTCGGTCATTGTCAGCCGGCTGGTCGACGACGGCCTGGCGGTGAAGCTCGACAAGGTGCGCGGACAGGTCGGCCAGCCGTCCACGCCGATCGCACCCAATTCCCAGGGCGCGTTCTCGCTGGGCGTCAAAATCGGCCGCCGCAGCATCGAGGCTATCCTGGTCAACCTTCATGGTGACGTCGTCGACACGCGCGGCGAGCGATACGCCGCCCCCTTTCCGGCTCACACCATCGCCACCGCCATCGCCCAGACCAGCGAACTGCTTTCGCAACTGGATGCGGCCGCGCGCCGCCGCGTTGTCGGCATCGGCATCGCCATGCCGGGCGAGTTGCAGGAATGGGCGAGCGAGCTGGACCTGGCGCCGGGCGCACTCGATGGCTGGCGCGACGCCGATGTGGCCGACGCGCTGGCCAAGGCCACGGGCCTGCCGACATCGCTGCACAATGACGCGACCGCTGCCTGCGCCGCGGAAATGATCGCCGGCGACGCCATCACCAGCCGCAGCGCGCTTTATATCTATCTGGGCACCTTCATCGGCGGCGGCGTGGTGCTCGACGGAAAGCTCTACCGGGGGAGCAGTTCAACGCGGGCGCCATCGGCTCCATGCCGATCGATCAGCCCGGCCCCGACGGCCGCCCCGGACAACTGA
- the zwf gene encoding glucose-6-phosphate dehydrogenase, with amino-acid sequence MAASVVPVDPFDLVVVGATGDLARRKLIPALYHRLRDGQMPDSARIVGVAREDMDADGFRRMAGTALDEFAGSDAMDAALKHRFLSTIDYVPMDVSDASGWTRLGEALSDDEARLRAFYLSVAPRFFGMIAEGVHGAGLSRPNSRIVVEKPLGHDLASARALNGCFAGHFDEHQIYRIDHYLGKETVQNLMALRFANAFFEPLWNARYIDHVQITVAESVGVEGRGPYYDGVGAMRDMVQNHLLQLLCLIAMEPPARFEPDAVRDEKLKVLRALAPVTNAEDVVRGQYASSPGIASYAQDAAAATSHTESFVALKTEVANWRWSGVPFYLRTGKRLRARVSEVAIVFKAAPHAIFPSASGRSTQNVLAIRLQPDEGITMGMTIKEPGPGGMRLAPAVLDMTFAKTLGTADMRMPDAYERLVMDVIRGDQTLFMRGDEVEAAWEWVDPITRAWEERGDRPALYDPGSSGPDDALMLMHRDGRRWREISA; translated from the coding sequence ATGGCCGCCAGTGTTGTTCCCGTGGATCCGTTCGATCTGGTGGTTGTGGGCGCGACAGGGGATCTCGCGCGCCGCAAGCTCATTCCGGCGCTGTATCACCGCCTGCGTGACGGCCAGATGCCGGACAGCGCCCGTATTGTCGGCGTGGCGCGCGAGGACATGGATGCGGACGGCTTCCGGCGGATGGCCGGGACGGCGCTCGATGAGTTCGCGGGGTCCGATGCCATGGACGCGGCGCTCAAGCACCGGTTTCTGTCCACCATCGATTATGTGCCGATGGATGTGTCCGACGCCAGCGGCTGGACGCGCCTTGGTGAGGCGCTGTCCGATGATGAGGCGCGATTGCGCGCCTTCTATCTCTCCGTCGCGCCGCGGTTTTTTGGCATGATTGCCGAAGGGGTACATGGCGCGGGCCTCTCGCGGCCCAATTCGCGCATCGTGGTGGAAAAGCCGCTGGGTCATGACCTCGCTTCGGCGCGGGCGCTCAACGGCTGTTTCGCCGGTCATTTCGACGAGCACCAGATCTACCGGATCGATCACTATCTCGGCAAGGAGACGGTGCAGAACCTTATGGCGCTACGCTTCGCCAATGCCTTTTTCGAGCCGCTGTGGAACGCGCGCTACATCGACCATGTGCAGATCACCGTTGCCGAGAGCGTCGGCGTCGAGGGGCGGGGGCCCTATTACGACGGGGTCGGCGCGATGCGCGACATGGTGCAGAACCATCTGCTGCAGCTGCTGTGCCTGATCGCCATGGAACCGCCGGCGCGGTTTGAACCCGATGCGGTGCGCGACGAAAAGCTGAAGGTGCTGCGCGCGCTGGCTCCAGTGACCAATGCCGAGGACGTGGTGCGCGGACAATATGCCTCTTCCCCCGGCATAGCGTCCTACGCGCAGGACGCGGCCGCCGCGACGAGCCATACGGAAAGTTTCGTGGCGCTGAAGACCGAAGTCGCCAACTGGCGCTGGTCGGGGGTGCCGTTCTACCTGCGCACGGGTAAACGGCTGCGGGCGCGGGTGTCCGAGGTTGCGATTGTCTTCAAGGCCGCGCCGCATGCCATTTTCCCCTCGGCCAGCGGCCGTTCGACGCAGAACGTTCTGGCAATCCGGCTGCAGCCTGACGAGGGCATCACCATGGGCATGACCATCAAGGAGCCGGGCCCCGGCGGCATGCGGCTGGCGCCGGCGGTCCTCGACATGACCTTCGCCAAGACCCTGGGTACGGCCGACATGCGCATGCCCGATGCCTATGAGCGGCTCGTGATGGACGTGATCCGAGGCGATCAGACCCTGTTCATGCGCGGCGACGAAGTGGAGGCTGCCTGGGAATGGGTCGATCCGATCACCAGGGCCTGGGAAGAGCGCGGCGACAGGCCGGCGCTCTATGATCCCGGCTCGTCGGGGCCCGATGACGCGCTCATGCTGATGCACCGCGACGGGCGCCGCTGGCGGGAGATTTCCGCATGA
- a CDS encoding ornithine cyclodeaminase, giving the protein MFVFEPARGALTAIIESRLVTEVKTAADSALGATLLARPGSETLLIIGAGAVARSLIRAYAAVFPSIRYIRIWARRFDQAEALAQEARLEGVQITAASDLAAAARDADIISSATMAHEPVLHGAWIRPGTHVDLIGAFKADMREADDALISGGSLFVDSRETTISHIGELMIPIAAGVITPKSVKGDLYDLIGGTVAGRVSDDEITVFKNGGGAHLDLMIADYIVGAMKASV; this is encoded by the coding sequence ATGTTCGTGTTCGAGCCGGCGCGCGGCGCCCTGACCGCGATCATCGAGAGCCGGCTGGTCACCGAAGTGAAGACGGCCGCGGATTCGGCACTCGGCGCCACGCTGCTTGCGCGGCCGGGCAGCGAGACGCTGCTGATCATCGGGGCGGGAGCGGTGGCACGCAGCCTGATCCGGGCCTATGCGGCGGTGTTTCCCTCGATCAGATACATCCGGATCTGGGCCCGCCGTTTTGACCAGGCGGAGGCGTTGGCGCAGGAAGCGCGCCTGGAGGGTGTGCAGATCACCGCCGCTTCCGATCTGGCGGCGGCCGCGCGCGACGCCGACATCATCTCGAGCGCGACCATGGCGCACGAACCGGTTCTGCACGGCGCCTGGATCCGGCCCGGAACGCATGTGGACCTGATTGGCGCCTTCAAGGCCGACATGCGCGAGGCGGATGACGCGCTAATCTCCGGCGGCTCGCTCTTCGTCGACAGCCGCGAGACCACGATCAGCCATATCGGCGAATTGATGATACCCATTGCTGCGGGCGTGATTACCCCAAAGTCCGTGAAGGGTGACCTCTACGACCTGATCGGCGGCACGGTGGCCGGACGCGTGTCGGACGATGAGATCACCGTCTTCAAGAACGGCGGCGGCGCCCATCTCGACCTGATGATCGCCGATTATATCGTCGGGGCCATGAAGGCCTCCGTCTGA
- a CDS encoding TonB-dependent siderophore receptor, with protein MSQHAAAQQTGQTIQLDTVVVETDGGDAATGPVDGYVTEATATGAKTATPIEEIPQAVSVIGRDEMDDRGAQKADEALRYTAGVFAQPFGYDSDTNWMYIRGFSATQFGAYMDGLQLYGYGFGAFFVDSNNLERIEVLKGAASVLYGGSNPGGIVNYVSKRPTGERIRELDFELSESGSAYLGFDIGDRINEAFDYRFSGRLGGGSGASDFADGWRGSISPALHWKLNDATDLTILANATRIDERHNGGAFLPYHGTVLPAHFGRIDRDANFTEPDLDTYEREQYSIGYEFEHLLDNDWTVRQNVRFAYSDLHEQLLYPYGYTGYANEPVAPDKSLERINFEHETNVSTLTADNQLEGKVDSGPINHSLLFGIDYKLFYLDQVQKGSAGTRIDVTDPDYGTAQSDPAVYLNQELTQNQLGFYAQDQLRFGDGWLVTLNGRYDRVWTDVENLLTPDDSTDSQEGAFSGRAGVAYKFANGMTPYASVATFFNPVFDTDAAGNLFAPETGQQYEVGLKYRPSFVDGLFTVALFDLTKQNVVTGNSVIGMSQIGEVRSRGIEVEAKANINKNWRVTAAFTAMDIETTKDADGAIVGKTPYVVPETQASLWLDYTFGAASAVKGLSIGGGVRYIGASWADNENTLRVPEATLFDAHLGYSRDNWGMDFNVNNLLDKVYVASCQTSLSCAYGEGGP; from the coding sequence ATGTCCCAGCACGCGGCGGCTCAGCAAACCGGACAGACCATTCAACTGGACACCGTTGTGGTCGAGACGGACGGAGGCGATGCCGCAACCGGGCCCGTCGACGGCTATGTCACTGAGGCAACGGCAACAGGCGCCAAGACGGCGACGCCGATCGAGGAAATTCCACAAGCCGTCTCCGTTATCGGACGCGACGAGATGGACGATCGCGGCGCCCAGAAGGCGGACGAGGCGTTGCGCTACACCGCCGGCGTTTTTGCCCAGCCCTTCGGCTACGACAGCGACACCAACTGGATGTACATCCGCGGCTTCTCCGCGACCCAGTTCGGCGCCTACATGGACGGCCTGCAGCTCTACGGCTACGGTTTCGGCGCCTTCTTCGTCGACAGCAACAACCTTGAGCGGATCGAGGTGCTGAAAGGCGCGGCCTCGGTGCTCTACGGCGGCTCCAATCCCGGCGGCATCGTCAACTACGTGAGCAAGCGACCGACCGGCGAGCGCATTCGCGAGCTGGATTTTGAACTGTCGGAATCGGGCAGCGCCTATCTCGGCTTCGACATCGGCGACCGGATCAACGAGGCATTCGACTACCGCTTCAGCGGCCGCCTGGGTGGAGGATCGGGCGCTTCCGATTTCGCCGACGGCTGGCGGGGATCGATCTCGCCGGCGCTGCACTGGAAGCTCAACGACGCCACCGATCTGACGATCCTGGCGAACGCCACGCGGATCGACGAGCGGCACAATGGCGGCGCCTTCCTGCCGTATCATGGAACCGTGCTGCCAGCACACTTCGGCCGCATCGATCGCGATGCGAACTTCACCGAGCCCGATCTCGATACCTATGAGCGTGAGCAATATTCGATTGGTTACGAATTCGAGCATCTCTTGGACAATGATTGGACGGTGCGCCAGAACGTGCGTTTCGCCTATTCCGACCTGCACGAGCAATTGCTCTATCCTTACGGCTACACCGGCTACGCGAATGAGCCGGTGGCCCCGGACAAAAGTCTGGAACGCATCAACTTCGAGCACGAAACCAATGTGTCGACGCTGACGGCGGACAACCAGCTTGAAGGCAAGGTGGATTCGGGTCCGATCAATCACTCGTTGCTATTCGGAATCGACTACAAGCTGTTCTACCTGGATCAGGTGCAGAAAGGTTCTGCCGGGACCCGCATCGACGTCACCGATCCCGATTACGGTACGGCGCAAAGCGACCCGGCAGTCTACCTCAATCAGGAGCTCACCCAGAATCAGCTCGGATTCTACGCTCAGGACCAACTGCGATTCGGCGACGGCTGGCTGGTCACCTTGAACGGCCGTTACGACCGCGTGTGGACGGACGTGGAGAACCTGCTGACGCCGGATGACTCAACCGACAGCCAGGAGGGTGCGTTTTCCGGTCGCGCCGGTGTCGCCTACAAATTTGCCAATGGCATGACGCCCTATGCCAGCGTCGCCACCTTTTTCAATCCCGTCTTCGACACCGACGCTGCCGGCAACCTGTTCGCGCCGGAGACCGGCCAGCAATACGAGGTCGGCTTGAAATACAGGCCGAGCTTCGTCGACGGGCTGTTCACCGTCGCCCTGTTTGATCTCACCAAGCAGAACGTCGTCACGGGAAACTCGGTCATCGGCATGTCGCAGATCGGCGAAGTACGCTCCCGCGGCATCGAGGTGGAGGCAAAGGCCAACATCAACAAGAACTGGCGTGTCACCGCGGCCTTCACCGCGATGGATATCGAGACCACCAAGGACGCGGATGGCGCGATCGTCGGAAAGACGCCTTATGTGGTGCCGGAAACACAGGCCTCGCTATGGCTGGACTACACCTTCGGCGCCGCGTCCGCGGTCAAGGGCCTCTCGATCGGCGGCGGCGTTCGCTACATCGGCGCAAGCTGGGCCGACAACGAGAATACCTTGAGGGTTCCCGAGGCAACACTGTTCGACGCCCATCTCGGCTATTCCCGGGACAACTGGGGGATGGACTTCAACGTCAACAACCTGCTCGACAAGGTCTATGTGGCAAGTTGCCAGACGTCTCTCTCGTGCGCTTATGGCGAGGGCGGACCATGA
- a CDS encoding TRAP transporter fused permease subunit, with protein MLTRVRDSLALLVGAFVFYTAATGPFESLIQRAIFLALVACLGLAVYPAGAGRPWRPIGLMLDLVLAATTIGACGYIVVNYDEIMTTLPWATALDKALTVGLVVTVLEVSRRAVGIIFPILVLIGLAYALFGDHLPGSLAHRGFDTAFITETIFLGDLGIWGMLTGVAATVIAAFVLFGSLLLHTGGGQSFMDLAMRIGGRQVGGAAKIATIASGLFGMISGSAVANVATTGNFTIPMMKRLGYPPAFAAAVEAVASTGGQIAPPIMGAAAFVMAEILGVSYIKIIIAAAVPALLFYLSVFVTVHVVSVRKNLQLVPEDELPPWSTIVAPRRALPIIAAIGALGIGVFLGRSVATSAFYGIMGLLIAFVATGIGQMPARRMVRLVVDGIADAGKGMVIIGVLLAGAQILVSMINMTGIGVTLSSMIVAIAGNSMPGVALIVGAVCMVMGMGLPTTAAYVLVAAVLAPAMTAVGIDPLAAHLFVFYFATISVITPPVCVAVFVAAGIAQTNWLPAALEAVRLGAVTYVVPFMLLLYPGMTGQGGGLAFANALLSGLVLVVAIPGLLSGQSLFGIRALDVTVLAACIALAIWPHPVAPFLAGGLLIATWYFGKPRRLALGNAQ; from the coding sequence GTGTTGACCCGCGTGCGTGACAGCCTGGCGCTGCTTGTCGGTGCCTTCGTCTTCTACACCGCCGCGACGGGCCCTTTCGAGAGCCTGATTCAACGCGCGATTTTCCTGGCGCTCGTCGCCTGCCTCGGGCTCGCGGTCTATCCCGCGGGCGCAGGCAGACCGTGGAGACCGATCGGTCTCATGCTGGACCTCGTTCTCGCCGCCACCACCATCGGCGCCTGCGGCTACATCGTCGTGAACTACGATGAGATCATGACCACCCTGCCGTGGGCCACGGCGCTCGACAAGGCGCTCACCGTCGGGCTCGTGGTCACTGTTCTTGAGGTGAGCCGGCGCGCCGTCGGGATCATCTTTCCCATCCTTGTTCTCATCGGCCTCGCCTATGCGTTGTTTGGCGATCACTTGCCCGGATCGCTCGCCCATCGCGGCTTCGATACGGCCTTCATCACGGAGACGATCTTTCTCGGCGACCTCGGTATCTGGGGCATGCTGACCGGCGTGGCGGCCACTGTCATCGCCGCCTTCGTGCTGTTCGGTTCCTTGCTTCTGCACACCGGTGGCGGCCAGAGCTTCATGGATCTCGCCATGCGCATCGGCGGCAGGCAGGTCGGCGGTGCGGCGAAGATCGCCACGATCGCCAGCGGCCTGTTCGGCATGATCTCAGGTTCGGCGGTCGCGAACGTGGCGACCACGGGCAATTTCACGATTCCGATGATGAAGCGGCTTGGATATCCGCCGGCCTTCGCCGCGGCCGTCGAGGCCGTCGCTTCCACCGGTGGCCAGATCGCGCCGCCAATCATGGGAGCGGCCGCTTTCGTCATGGCCGAAATTCTCGGCGTCTCCTACATCAAGATCATTATCGCCGCCGCCGTGCCGGCCCTGCTTTTCTATCTCTCGGTCTTTGTCACCGTGCATGTCGTGTCGGTGCGCAAGAACCTGCAACTGGTTCCCGAGGACGAACTGCCGCCATGGTCGACGATCGTTGCGCCGCGCCGCGCCCTGCCGATCATCGCGGCTATCGGCGCACTCGGAATCGGCGTCTTCCTCGGCCGCTCCGTCGCAACGTCCGCCTTTTACGGCATCATGGGTCTGCTCATCGCTTTCGTCGCGACGGGCATCGGCCAGATGCCGGCGCGCCGCATGGTCCGCCTCGTGGTCGACGGCATCGCGGATGCGGGCAAGGGCATGGTCATTATCGGCGTGTTGCTGGCCGGTGCGCAGATCCTGGTTTCGATGATCAACATGACAGGCATCGGCGTGACGCTGAGCTCGATGATCGTCGCAATCGCGGGCAACTCGATGCCCGGCGTCGCCTTGATCGTCGGCGCCGTCTGCATGGTGATGGGCATGGGGCTGCCCACGACGGCCGCCTATGTGCTTGTGGCTGCGGTGCTGGCGCCCGCCATGACGGCCGTCGGGATCGACCCGCTGGCCGCCCATCTTTTCGTTTTCTACTTCGCCACCATCTCCGTCATCACGCCGCCTGTCTGCGTGGCGGTTTTTGTTGCCGCCGGCATCGCGCAAACCAATTGGCTGCCTGCCGCGCTGGAAGCGGTGCGGCTCGGCGCGGTGACCTATGTGGTTCCGTTCATGCTGTTGCTCTATCCGGGCATGACCGGGCAGGGCGGCGGGCTCGCGTTCGCAAACGCGCTGCTGTCCGGCCTCGTTCTGGTGGTCGCCATACCCGGACTGCTGAGCGGACAGAGCCTCTTTGGCATCCGCGCGCTCGACGTGACGGTGCTCGCGGCGTGCATCGCGCTCGCCATCTGGCCCCACCCTGTGGCGCCGTTCCTCGCAGGCGGGCTGCTCATCGCCACCTGGTATTTCGGCAAGCCGCGGCGGCTTGCGCTTGGAAACGCACAATGA